The following are encoded together in the Arthrobacter sp. Y-9 genome:
- a CDS encoding isochorismatase family protein: MSKALIIVDVQNDFCEGGSLAVEGGAALAAAISEYLDDHGHLYDHVVATQDWHVDPGSHFSDEPDFQDSWPRHCVAGTSGAELHHDLDQEFIEAIFRKGRFAAAYSGFEGLLAPEDAVSTGDRQPGALPSEDEDGESLDEWLQERDVEDIVVVGIATDHCVRATALDGVQAGYAVTVLRELTASVADDPEPTFDELEESGVVIA; this comes from the coding sequence ATGAGCAAAGCCCTGATCATCGTGGATGTGCAGAACGACTTCTGCGAAGGAGGATCGCTGGCCGTCGAGGGCGGAGCCGCCCTGGCCGCGGCCATCAGCGAATACCTGGACGATCACGGCCACCTGTACGACCACGTCGTGGCCACACAGGACTGGCATGTCGATCCGGGCAGCCACTTCTCCGACGAGCCGGACTTCCAGGACTCCTGGCCGCGCCACTGCGTCGCCGGGACGAGCGGCGCGGAGCTGCATCACGACCTGGACCAGGAGTTCATCGAGGCGATCTTCCGCAAGGGCCGCTTCGCCGCCGCCTACTCCGGCTTCGAAGGGCTGCTCGCCCCTGAGGACGCCGTGTCCACCGGGGACCGCCAGCCCGGCGCGCTGCCCTCCGAGGACGAGGACGGCGAGTCCCTGGACGAGTGGCTCCAGGAACGCGATGTCGAGGACATCGTGGTGGTCGGGATCGCCACGGATCACTGCGTCCGCGCGACCGCCCTCGACGGCGTCCAGGCCGGCTATGCCGTCACGGTCCTCCGCGAGCTGACCGCCTCGGTGGCGGATGACCCGGAGCCGACCTTCGACGAGCTCGAGGAGTCAGGCGTCGTCATCGCCTGA
- a CDS encoding DEAD/DEAH box helicase — MTDTLFGGPTLPPAYPERAAWGTAPKLRAWQQEALDKYLSTRPRDFLAVATPGAGKTTFALRVATTLVDSGVVNRICIVAPTDHLKRQWADAAARVGLAIDPNFKNSDGRHGQGFIGVAVTYAQVASKPMLHRARTEAARTLVILDEIHHGGESLSWGDGLREAFEPAARRLSLTGTPFRSDTSPIPFVEYAEDKDGIRRSKADYSYGYGNALKDHVVRPVIFMAYSGQMRWRTSAGEEMAASLGEAAVTKDVTSQAWRTALNPQGEWIPAVLSAADKRLSEVRRTVPDAGALVIATDHEDARAYAGQLRRITGESPTVILSDDAKASSKIEEFSAGQSRWMVAVRMVSEGVDVPRLAVGVYATSTSTPLFFAQAVGRFVRARKRGETASVFLPSVPQLMGLANSMEAERDHALDRPRNEDEDGLFNPEDSLMDEANREEKASDSLTKGKFEALDSQASFDRVLFDGGEFGTGGDIGSEDELDFLGIPGLLDADQVGVLLRQRQAEQQSRRRKPAAAPAEAPGVADHRRLMDLRNELAKNVSAWSARTGTPHGMVHNTLREVCGGPAVAQASEEQLKARLAKIQGWFVGRK; from the coding sequence ATGACTGACACGCTCTTCGGCGGCCCCACCCTCCCACCGGCCTACCCCGAGCGTGCCGCCTGGGGCACCGCGCCCAAACTGCGTGCCTGGCAGCAGGAGGCTCTGGACAAGTACCTCAGCACCCGGCCCCGGGACTTCCTCGCAGTCGCGACGCCGGGCGCCGGCAAGACGACCTTCGCCCTCCGGGTGGCGACCACCCTGGTGGATTCCGGCGTCGTGAATCGCATCTGCATCGTGGCGCCCACCGACCACCTGAAGCGGCAGTGGGCCGACGCCGCAGCCCGCGTCGGCCTGGCGATCGACCCCAACTTCAAGAACTCGGACGGCCGGCACGGCCAGGGATTCATCGGCGTCGCGGTGACGTACGCCCAGGTGGCGTCGAAGCCCATGCTGCACCGGGCCCGGACCGAGGCGGCCCGCACGCTCGTCATCCTGGACGAGATCCACCACGGTGGCGAGTCGCTGTCCTGGGGCGACGGGCTCCGCGAGGCGTTCGAACCGGCCGCGCGGCGCCTGTCCCTCACGGGCACCCCGTTCCGCTCCGACACCTCGCCCATCCCGTTCGTGGAGTACGCCGAGGACAAGGACGGCATCCGCCGTTCCAAGGCCGATTACAGCTACGGTTACGGCAACGCGCTCAAGGATCACGTGGTCCGTCCGGTCATCTTCATGGCCTACTCGGGTCAGATGCGCTGGCGGACCAGTGCCGGTGAAGAGATGGCCGCGTCGCTCGGTGAGGCGGCGGTGACCAAGGACGTGACGTCGCAGGCGTGGCGGACGGCGCTGAACCCCCAGGGCGAATGGATCCCCGCGGTCCTCTCGGCGGCGGACAAGCGGCTCTCCGAGGTCCGCCGCACCGTGCCCGACGCGGGCGCCCTGGTGATCGCCACGGACCACGAGGATGCGCGCGCCTACGCCGGGCAGCTCCGCCGGATCACGGGGGAGTCGCCCACGGTGATCCTCTCCGACGACGCGAAGGCCTCGAGCAAGATCGAGGAGTTCTCCGCCGGGCAGAGCCGCTGGATGGTGGCGGTGCGCATGGTGTCCGAAGGCGTCGACGTGCCGCGCCTGGCCGTCGGCGTGTACGCCACCTCGACCTCCACGCCGCTCTTCTTCGCCCAGGCCGTCGGCCGCTTCGTGCGTGCCCGGAAGCGCGGCGAGACCGCCTCGGTGTTCCTGCCGTCCGTCCCGCAGCTGATGGGCCTCGCCAACTCCATGGAGGCCGAGCGCGACCATGCGCTGGACCGCCCCCGGAACGAGGACGAGGACGGACTCTTCAACCCCGAAGACTCGTTGATGGACGAGGCGAACCGGGAGGAGAAGGCCTCCGACTCCCTGACCAAGGGCAAGTTCGAGGCGCTGGACTCCCAGGCCTCCTTCGACCGTGTCCTGTTCGACGGCGGCGAGTTCGGCACCGGTGGCGACATCGGCAGTGAGGACGAGCTGGACTTCCTCGGGATCCCCGGACTGCTCGACGCCGACCAGGTGGGCGTGCTTCTGCGGCAGCGCCAGGCGGAGCAGCAGTCCCGCCGGCGGAAGCCCGCCGCCGCTCCCGCGGAGGCGCCCGGCGTCGCGGATCACCGCCGCCTGATGGATCTGCGCAACGAGCTCGCGAAGAACGTCTCGGCCTGGTCGGCGCGCACCGGTACACCGCATGGCATGGTGCACAACACGCTGCGTGAGGTGTGCGGCGGTCCGGCCGTCGCGCAGGCGAGCGAGGAGCAGCTCAAGGCCCGTCTGGCGAAGATCCAGGGCTGGTTCGTCGGACGGAAGTAG
- a CDS encoding DUF3039 domain-containing protein, which produces MTLPPDPFENDPSRELSGPGGSTATIERTEQREQVEPGDHERFSHYVRKEKIMESALTGEPVIALCGKVWTPGRDPQKFPVCPTCKEIYEGLRPGKDDDGAK; this is translated from the coding sequence ATGACGTTGCCTCCCGATCCTTTTGAGAACGACCCCTCGCGCGAGCTCTCCGGCCCGGGCGGTTCGACCGCGACGATCGAGCGCACCGAGCAGCGCGAACAGGTGGAACCGGGCGATCATGAGCGCTTCTCGCACTATGTGCGCAAGGAGAAGATCATGGAGTCCGCGCTGACGGGCGAGCCTGTCATCGCGCTCTGCGGCAAGGTCTGGACCCCGGGCCGTGACCCGCAGAAGTTCCCCGTGTGCCCCACGTGCAAGGAGATCTACGAGGGCCTCCGTCCGGGCAAGGACGACGACGGCGCCAAGTAG
- the nagB gene encoding glucosamine-6-phosphate deaminase, whose protein sequence is MEVVILPDAAHIGAMAADAIEALLKRKPEAVLGLATGSSPLPIYDELARRHAEDGLDFSRASGFALDEYVGLPLGHPESYREVIRREFSDRVNIDPENVHSPNGAARDLAAACQEYEDAIKAAGGVDLQILGVGTDGHIGFNEPGSSLASRTRIKTLLEQTRKDNARFFHSIDDVPHHVVTQGLGTIMDARHVVLVATGAQKAQTVHDFVEGPVAAICAASVLQLHPHATILIDEAAASSLRLADYYRHAFESKPEWQGL, encoded by the coding sequence ATGGAAGTTGTCATCCTCCCCGATGCCGCTCACATCGGTGCCATGGCGGCGGACGCCATCGAGGCGCTCCTGAAGCGCAAGCCGGAAGCGGTGCTGGGCCTGGCGACAGGCTCCTCACCGCTGCCGATCTATGACGAACTCGCCCGCCGCCATGCGGAGGACGGTCTGGACTTCTCCCGGGCGAGCGGCTTCGCCCTGGACGAATACGTCGGTCTGCCGCTGGGTCATCCGGAGTCCTATCGCGAGGTCATCCGCCGTGAGTTCAGCGACCGGGTCAACATCGATCCGGAGAACGTGCACAGCCCCAACGGCGCCGCGCGGGACCTTGCGGCGGCCTGCCAGGAGTACGAGGACGCGATCAAGGCGGCGGGAGGGGTCGACCTCCAGATCCTGGGCGTCGGAACCGATGGGCACATCGGGTTCAACGAGCCCGGCTCCTCGCTGGCCAGCCGGACCCGGATCAAGACGCTCCTGGAACAGACCCGCAAAGACAACGCCCGGTTCTTCCACAGCATCGACGATGTCCCGCATCACGTCGTGACCCAGGGACTCGGCACCATCATGGACGCCCGGCACGTGGTCCTCGTGGCCACGGGCGCCCAGAAGGCGCAGACGGTCCACGACTTCGTGGAGGGACCGGTCGCCGCGATCTGCGCGGCTTCGGTCCTCCAATTGCACCCGCATGCGACGATTCTGATCGACGAGGCGGCCGCCTCCTCGCTGCGCCTCGCGGACTATTACCGCCACGCTTTCGAGAGCAAGCCGGAGTGGCAGGGACTCTGA
- a CDS encoding transporter, translating to MVATLLRLKLQILGNGFRRSPWQIVGLVLGGLYGLGVLTFMVIGLIVLRLADVDLARTILVLAGFAAVLGWTVVPILASGMDMTLDPQRFAAFGIPQRDLMTGMALAGLVGIPGLLTAILSLTTVVSWWRSPLQVVAALVGALLGLASCLLYSRCAAAWGNNLAQSRRYREIGTILIFIPLVLLGPIISGAAQGLQDNARYLPDLAAALAWTPFGAPWALPADVAAGDYGSAALRILICLAVMALAVWLWNIALVRSMVNPPRASGAKRAAGKLGFFSWFPATPTGAVAARTATYWFRDPRYSASLIVVPLMPVLLYFMGTQNGNFSMLLVVGPLVAFLMSWSISSDVSYDDTAFALHLSTGTPGRADRWGRVLGCCILAVPAVVVVVFASIALSGRWELLAGIFGASAGVLMAGLGLASVISARYVTAVPKPGESPFKNPPGGKGLTLAIQGVGMLVLLVICLPMAGLLIAELVTGNHLWGWINLVAGTAWGAFLLWLGVRLGGRDVERRGPELLAQLIKNS from the coding sequence ATGGTTGCGACACTCCTGAGGCTCAAACTCCAGATCCTGGGCAACGGGTTCCGCCGCAGTCCGTGGCAGATCGTCGGCCTGGTGCTCGGCGGGCTGTACGGCCTGGGCGTGCTGACGTTCATGGTCATCGGCCTGATCGTGCTGCGCCTGGCGGACGTCGACCTCGCCCGGACCATCCTGGTGCTGGCCGGATTCGCCGCGGTGCTGGGCTGGACCGTGGTGCCGATCCTCGCCTCCGGCATGGACATGACCCTGGACCCGCAGCGGTTCGCCGCCTTCGGCATCCCGCAGCGTGACCTCATGACCGGCATGGCGCTCGCCGGTCTGGTGGGGATACCCGGCCTGCTGACGGCCATCCTGAGCCTGACCACGGTCGTGAGCTGGTGGAGGTCGCCGCTGCAGGTGGTCGCCGCCCTCGTGGGCGCGCTCCTGGGCCTGGCGAGCTGTCTGCTCTATTCGCGGTGTGCCGCCGCCTGGGGCAACAACCTGGCGCAGTCCCGCCGCTACCGGGAGATCGGGACCATTCTGATCTTCATCCCGCTCGTGCTCCTGGGCCCGATCATCAGTGGCGCCGCCCAGGGCCTCCAGGACAACGCGCGGTACCTGCCCGACCTCGCCGCCGCTCTCGCGTGGACCCCCTTCGGCGCCCCCTGGGCCCTGCCCGCCGACGTCGCGGCCGGTGATTACGGCTCGGCCGCGCTCCGGATCCTGATCTGCCTCGCCGTGATGGCATTGGCGGTCTGGCTGTGGAACATCGCCCTGGTGCGGTCCATGGTCAATCCGCCGCGCGCCAGCGGCGCCAAACGAGCGGCCGGCAAGCTCGGCTTCTTCTCGTGGTTCCCGGCGACCCCCACAGGTGCTGTCGCCGCTCGCACGGCCACCTACTGGTTCCGCGATCCGCGGTATTCGGCGTCGCTGATCGTGGTGCCTCTCATGCCGGTGCTTCTGTACTTCATGGGCACGCAGAACGGGAACTTCAGCATGCTGCTGGTGGTGGGCCCGCTCGTGGCATTCCTCATGTCCTGGAGCATCAGTTCGGACGTCTCCTATGACGACACCGCCTTCGCTCTGCACCTCTCCACCGGCACGCCGGGACGCGCCGACCGCTGGGGCCGCGTCCTCGGCTGCTGCATCCTGGCGGTGCCCGCCGTGGTGGTCGTGGTCTTCGCCTCCATCGCCCTCAGCGGGCGGTGGGAACTGCTCGCGGGCATCTTCGGCGCGTCGGCCGGCGTCCTCATGGCGGGTCTGGGCCTGGCTTCGGTCATCTCGGCCCGCTACGTCACGGCGGTTCCGAAGCCCGGGGAGAGTCCGTTCAAGAACCCGCCCGGAGGCAAGGGCCTCACCCTGGCGATCCAAGGCGTCGGCATGCTCGTGCTCCTGGTGATCTGCCTGCCGATGGCCGGGCTGCTGATCGCGGAGCTCGTGACCGGAAACCACCTGTGGGGCTGGATCAACCTCGTGGCCGGAACGGCCTGGGGAGCCTTCCTCCTGTGGTTGGGAGTGCGTCTCGGAGGCCGGGATGTTGAGCGCCGAGGACCGGAACTTTTAGCGCAATTGATTAAAAATAGCTAA
- a CDS encoding ABC transporter ATP-binding protein codes for MEVPRTPSHVPAIALRGLAKRFGEKIAVDGISLDVPVGSFFGLVGPNGAGKTTTLSMATGLLRPDFGSAEILGVDMWQDPTAAKKLLGTLPDGVRLFDRLSGEQLITYSGLLRGMDRETVAVRAQELLAALDLTTDAGNLVVDYSAGMTKKIALASALIHAPRVLVLDEPFEAVDPVSSANITDILKGFVASGGTVVISSHVMDLVQRLCDHVAVVAGGRLLAAGTVDEVRAGQSLEERFVSLVGGRHEGEGLAWLRHS; via the coding sequence GTGGAAGTCCCCAGGACCCCGTCGCACGTTCCGGCCATCGCCTTGCGCGGCCTGGCCAAGCGCTTCGGTGAGAAGATCGCCGTCGACGGCATCAGCCTGGATGTCCCCGTGGGTTCCTTCTTCGGTCTGGTCGGACCCAACGGCGCCGGCAAGACCACCACGCTGTCCATGGCGACCGGACTCCTGCGCCCTGATTTCGGGAGCGCCGAGATCCTCGGGGTGGACATGTGGCAGGACCCGACGGCCGCGAAGAAGCTGCTGGGGACCCTTCCGGACGGTGTCCGCCTGTTCGACCGCCTCAGTGGCGAGCAGCTGATCACGTACTCCGGTCTCCTGCGGGGGATGGACCGGGAGACCGTGGCCGTGCGCGCCCAGGAGCTGCTGGCCGCACTGGACCTCACGACGGACGCCGGCAATCTCGTGGTGGACTACTCGGCCGGCATGACCAAGAAGATCGCCCTGGCCTCGGCGCTGATCCACGCTCCGCGGGTCCTGGTGCTCGACGAGCCTTTCGAGGCCGTGGATCCCGTGTCCTCCGCGAACATCACCGACATCCTGAAGGGTTTCGTGGCCTCGGGCGGCACCGTGGTGATCTCCAGCCACGTGATGGACCTGGTCCAGCGCCTCTGCGACCACGTGGCCGTGGTGGCCGGCGGACGTCTCCTGGCGGCGGGCACCGTGGACGAGGTGCGTGCGGGGCAGAGCCTCGAAGAGCGCTTCGTCAGCCTGGTGGGCGGCCGTCACGAGGGGGAGGGGCTGGCATGGTTGCGACACTCCTGA
- a CDS encoding tetratricopeptide repeat protein, whose amino-acid sequence MPQAAQNPFDSLASLRGAVDLSALKARAQAPAPAPRAAAPAASAADGAEPSGGAGSYRANVTEANFQDVVELSVQVPVILALWAQYSPESQRTLSLVEDLVNRQDGTMVLGAVDVEAFPEIMQAMQISGVPAAVAVVKGQPVPLFQGPVEEAHLEALFTELLQLAQANGVHGRIGPVSGAGAEPAEAPLPPLHQEALEAIESGDYAAAERAYQQALDEQPADHEAKAGLAQVRLLLRLDGLSATDAEALRQQAAADPDDVEAQLRLADLDVSGGHVEDAFSRIVTFIGRHFGPERETARVRLLELFEVVGVKDPRVAAARQALARVLF is encoded by the coding sequence TTGCCCCAGGCAGCACAGAACCCATTCGATTCACTCGCCAGTCTTCGCGGTGCGGTCGATCTCTCGGCCCTGAAGGCGCGCGCCCAGGCTCCGGCCCCGGCTCCTCGGGCAGCCGCACCGGCCGCGTCCGCCGCCGACGGAGCGGAACCGTCCGGCGGCGCGGGGTCGTACCGCGCGAACGTCACCGAGGCGAACTTCCAGGACGTGGTGGAGCTCTCCGTCCAGGTGCCCGTGATCCTCGCACTCTGGGCCCAGTACTCGCCGGAGTCGCAGCGCACGCTGAGCCTCGTCGAGGATCTGGTCAATCGGCAGGACGGCACGATGGTCCTGGGCGCGGTCGACGTCGAGGCCTTCCCCGAGATCATGCAGGCCATGCAGATCTCCGGCGTTCCCGCCGCGGTCGCCGTCGTCAAGGGTCAGCCCGTGCCCCTGTTCCAGGGACCGGTGGAGGAGGCGCATCTGGAGGCGCTCTTCACCGAGCTGCTGCAGCTCGCGCAGGCGAACGGCGTGCACGGCCGGATCGGCCCGGTCTCCGGCGCCGGCGCGGAGCCGGCCGAGGCGCCGCTGCCGCCGCTGCATCAGGAGGCCCTGGAGGCCATCGAGTCCGGCGACTACGCCGCCGCCGAACGCGCCTACCAGCAGGCTCTCGACGAGCAGCCCGCCGACCACGAGGCCAAGGCCGGACTGGCGCAGGTGCGCCTCCTGCTGCGTCTCGACGGTCTGAGTGCCACGGACGCCGAGGCTCTGCGCCAGCAGGCCGCAGCAGACCCCGACGACGTCGAGGCCCAGTTGCGTCTGGCGGATCTGGACGTCTCGGGCGGCCACGTCGAGGACGCCTTCTCGCGGATCGTCACCTTCATCGGACGCCACTTCGGACCTGAACGTGAGACCGCTCGGGTCCGCCTGCTGGAGCTCTTCGAGGTGGTGGGCGTCAAGGATCCGCGCGTGGCCGCGGCGCGTCAGGCTCTGGCGAGGGTTCTGTTCTGA
- a CDS encoding AI-2E family transporter, with translation MSEHQPENTPPTEAAEQTTPETESAASVPAPTPAAPASREGADAAAAKLPEAAAADTGLLGRVKRAFGQLKKPVPGALPRAHFALPEASDDEANLTEPTGQGFSVQRPVLLGFMLTVGVGLALLLFYVGSHTTQLILWIIAALFIALGLDPVVRTLENRKVPRPAGIVIVLLGLLAVVGGFFATLIPTVVDQVNQIITQGPVWINDFLRSDFYNNLNEQFGLKDRVTEEIQKFIKDSSAVGGVFGGIVGFGTSVANGLFGALIVLVLTLYFLAALPSMKSFAYRLAPRSRRPRVMELSEEITRSVGNYVIGQVCVALLNATFAFIVMSILNVPFSVLLAFVVALLAFIPLVGGLIAGILVTLVSFTMGWQTAVIYAICYFAYLQFEAYFVSPRIMQRAVSVPGSVAVISVIAGGSLLGVLGALIAIPTAAAIMLLIKEVLVPQQDRK, from the coding sequence ATGAGTGAACACCAGCCGGAGAACACCCCGCCCACCGAGGCGGCGGAGCAGACGACTCCCGAGACGGAGTCCGCCGCCTCCGTCCCGGCGCCGACCCCTGCAGCGCCCGCCTCCCGCGAGGGCGCGGACGCGGCCGCGGCGAAGCTGCCGGAGGCTGCGGCTGCGGACACGGGTCTGCTTGGCCGGGTCAAGCGTGCCTTCGGCCAGCTGAAGAAGCCGGTGCCGGGCGCACTGCCCCGGGCGCACTTCGCGCTCCCCGAGGCGAGCGACGACGAGGCGAACCTCACAGAGCCGACCGGCCAGGGCTTCTCCGTGCAGCGTCCGGTGCTGCTGGGATTCATGCTCACCGTGGGCGTCGGGCTGGCACTGCTGCTCTTCTACGTCGGAAGCCACACCACGCAGCTCATCCTGTGGATCATCGCCGCGCTGTTCATCGCCCTCGGGCTTGATCCCGTGGTCCGCACGCTGGAGAACCGCAAGGTCCCCCGTCCGGCGGGCATCGTGATCGTCCTGCTCGGTCTCCTGGCCGTGGTGGGCGGCTTCTTCGCCACCTTGATCCCGACCGTGGTCGACCAGGTCAACCAGATCATCACGCAGGGTCCCGTCTGGATCAACGACTTCCTGCGCTCGGACTTCTACAACAACCTCAACGAGCAGTTCGGGCTGAAAGACCGTGTGACGGAAGAGATCCAGAAGTTCATCAAGGACTCCAGCGCCGTGGGTGGCGTGTTCGGCGGGATCGTCGGCTTCGGCACCTCGGTGGCCAACGGCCTGTTCGGCGCGTTGATCGTCCTCGTCCTCACGCTGTACTTCCTGGCCGCTCTGCCGTCCATGAAGTCGTTCGCCTACCGTCTGGCCCCGCGCTCGCGCCGCCCGCGCGTGATGGAGCTTTCCGAGGAGATCACCCGCTCGGTGGGCAACTACGTGATCGGCCAGGTCTGCGTGGCCCTCCTGAACGCCACCTTCGCGTTCATCGTGATGTCCATCCTGAACGTGCCGTTCTCCGTCCTGCTCGCCTTCGTCGTGGCGCTGCTCGCCTTCATCCCGCTGGTGGGTGGCCTGATCGCGGGGATCCTCGTGACGCTGGTGTCCTTCACCATGGGCTGGCAGACCGCCGTCATCTACGCCATCTGCTACTTCGCCTATCTGCAGTTCGAGGCGTACTTCGTCTCGCCGCGCATCATGCAGCGCGCCGTGTCCGTCCCGGGTTCGGTGGCCGTGATCTCCGTGATCGCCGGTGGCAGCCTTCTCGGAGTGCTCGGCGCCCTGATCGCCATTCCGACCGCCGCCGCGATCATGCTCCTCATCAAGGAAGTCCTGGTCCCACAGCAGGACCGGAAGTAG
- a CDS encoding alpha/beta fold hydrolase: MTAVPSAYDPADPATLTFTDPGGPQPLRASTVLPAVRENIELRTADGLTLYGELALPADGQVRATLITLHPLPTHGGFMDSHVYRKASYRLPALAGIAVLRFNTRGTSSPRGTSDGGFDGGVSERHDLEAAVRFAVDRGLPRLWLVGWSFGTELALRYGSVSPAAEEIEGAILLSPPLHRAGDDDLRRWGASPLPLKVLVPEHDDYLQPAEAAQRFSLVPQADVIGVDGAKHLWVGEKQVQRVLNEIVATVAPEVPTPLPTEWAGPAAQGQ, from the coding sequence ATGACTGCAGTGCCCTCCGCCTATGACCCCGCCGACCCGGCGACGCTCACCTTCACCGACCCGGGAGGGCCGCAGCCCCTCCGCGCGTCCACGGTTCTTCCGGCCGTGCGGGAGAACATCGAGCTGCGCACGGCGGACGGCCTGACACTGTACGGCGAACTCGCGCTCCCGGCCGACGGGCAGGTCCGTGCCACCCTCATCACGCTCCACCCGCTGCCCACGCACGGCGGGTTCATGGACTCCCACGTCTACCGGAAGGCGTCCTACCGCCTTCCGGCCCTCGCCGGGATCGCCGTGCTGCGTTTCAACACGCGCGGCACCTCCTCACCGCGCGGCACGAGTGATGGCGGGTTCGACGGCGGCGTCTCCGAACGTCACGACCTTGAGGCCGCGGTGCGCTTCGCCGTCGACCGCGGGCTTCCGAGGCTCTGGCTCGTCGGATGGTCCTTCGGCACCGAACTCGCGCTCCGTTACGGCAGCGTCAGCCCGGCCGCCGAGGAGATCGAGGGGGCGATTCTGCTGTCCCCGCCTTTGCACCGCGCTGGCGATGACGATCTCCGCCGCTGGGGCGCGTCCCCTTTGCCGTTGAAGGTCCTGGTCCCGGAGCATGACGATTACCTGCAGCCGGCGGAGGCCGCGCAACGGTTCTCGCTGGTGCCGCAGGCGGACGTGATCGGGGTCGACGGCGCCAAGCACCTCTGGGTGGGGGAGAAGCAGGTGCAGCGGGTGCTCAACGAGATCGTGGCGACCGTGGCGCCGGAGGTTCCCACGCCGCTGCCCACCGAGTGGGCCGGTCCCGCTGCACAGGGACAGTAG
- a CDS encoding ATP/GTP-binding protein, with amino-acid sequence MPRSNRPRRRPGSTPTGSGKRGAAPAPLEGLERARIGIDRREVAPDGVWMVRTMTALRAGKEYTCPGCHRQIPPGLAHLVVWEEDHLFGEQAGINERRHWHTRCWTGRSYRYR; translated from the coding sequence ATGCCCCGCAGCAACCGTCCCCGCCGTCGTCCCGGGAGCACGCCCACCGGGAGCGGGAAGCGCGGTGCGGCACCTGCTCCGCTCGAAGGGCTGGAGCGCGCGCGGATCGGCATCGACCGGCGGGAAGTGGCCCCGGACGGTGTCTGGATGGTCCGGACGATGACGGCGCTCAGGGCCGGCAAGGAGTACACCTGCCCCGGCTGCCATCGGCAGATCCCGCCCGGACTCGCCCATCTGGTGGTGTGGGAGGAAGACCACCTCTTCGGCGAGCAGGCCGGCATCAACGAACGCCGCCACTGGCACACGCGCTGCTGGACGGGCCGCAGCTACCGGTACCGGTGA
- the nucS gene encoding endonuclease NucS: MRLVIAQCSVDYVGRLKAHLPLAKRLLVVKADGSVLVHSDGGSYKPLNWMSPPATLRVQAPEDTELETGVSEQWVVQSSKTDDRLIVNIHEIFHDTAHDLGVDPGLIKDGVEADLQRLLAEQIELLGAGYSLIRREYFTAIGPVDILARDAAGATVAIELKRRGDIDGVEQLTRYLELLNRDPVLAPVRGIFAAQQIKPQARVLAQDRGIDCVTLDYDAMRGVDDAESRLF; encoded by the coding sequence GTGCGTTTGGTGATTGCTCAGTGCTCCGTGGACTACGTCGGCCGGCTCAAGGCCCATCTGCCGTTGGCTAAGCGCCTCCTGGTGGTCAAGGCGGACGGCTCCGTCCTCGTCCACTCCGACGGCGGCTCCTACAAGCCCCTCAACTGGATGAGCCCACCCGCCACCCTGCGGGTCCAGGCCCCCGAGGACACCGAGCTCGAGACCGGGGTCTCCGAGCAGTGGGTGGTGCAGTCTTCCAAGACCGACGACCGGCTGATCGTCAACATCCACGAGATCTTCCACGACACCGCCCACGACCTCGGTGTCGATCCCGGGCTGATCAAGGACGGCGTCGAGGCGGACCTCCAGCGTCTTCTGGCCGAGCAGATCGAATTGCTCGGCGCCGGCTACAGCCTCATCCGCCGCGAATACTTCACGGCGATCGGCCCTGTCGACATCCTGGCCCGCGACGCCGCCGGCGCCACCGTGGCGATCGAGCTGAAGCGCCGCGGCGACATCGACGGGGTCGAGCAGCTCACGCGGTACCTCGAACTGCTCAACCGCGACCCGGTGCTCGCCCCCGTGCGCGGCATCTTCGCCGCCCAGCAGATCAAGCCGCAAGCGCGAGTGCTCGCACAGGACCGCGGCATCGACTGCGTGACGCTCGACTACGACGCCATGCGCGGCGTGGACGACGCGGAGAGCCGCCTGTTCTGA